A single genomic interval of Nostoc commune NIES-4072 harbors:
- a CDS encoding esterase-like activity of phytase family protein, with amino-acid sequence MAIENGRTTALATPVPQVELVGFASLPADSFSDGPASGQGISANGRTGPFPGQPIQGFSGVQFANSDSLYFLSDNGYGSKDNSADFLLRINRVDPNFKGTENGDGSVKVLDYIQLSDPNKKVPFQIVNEGTTGRLLTGADFDVESFVFDKDGTIWVGDEFGPYLLHFDASGNLLEAPIATPDRFKTLDGEAPKVIGHRGASGYRPEHTLESYKQAIARGADFIEPDLVVTKDGVLIARHEPALAVLNADGTVNFSNTTTDVYKHPEFADRKKTVSLDGNTITGWFAEDFTLAEIKTLRAEERLPFRDQSFDGQFEIPTLTEIIDLVKQVEADTGKKIGIYPETKHPTYSADEATYVGTTNKINRNISQLLIDTLKANNFTDPSRIFIQSFEVSNLKELHDVIMPAAGVDIPLVQLLDASDIDINGKIIESQPYDLKVSGDTRTYGDLRTPEGLAEVATYADGIGPWKRMIVSVKGTDANGDGKADDVNGDGAVNDADKTTLPPSTLVQDAHNAGLLVHPYTFRAEDQYLAADYKGKLALEIQQFYQLGVDALFSDFPDIADDVRDKLRDDPQYNVVRSPQNPDVLSGDAFANLGGSKGFEGGAINASKTKLYFLLEGTVQGDPAGALRINEFDLASEKYTNQLRYYKLDNPSNAIGDLAVINDNEYLVIERDNGQGAAAEFKKIYKIDLSKTDSNGFVAKEEVADLLNIQDPNDLNGDGKTTFDFPFVTIENVLVVDKNTILVANDNNYPFSTGRPGNDPQNPVIDNNEIILLKLENPLNLAAGLGKPQSEQIKFGSTTSDDITVQPNQTLFTGDGADFVESTKGNTIQTGNGEDTVLVGSDSSVSTEEGNDQIFIGQNGPAQNTTAHGGNGNDIITVVEASGSNNLLGAEGDDSLTVIEGSRQLLFGGSSNDTLRSSGSNNRLYGGSGDDKLFSNVNDSLFGGDGDDVLFAGQQGGNRLSGGAGADQFWIANASLPTSKNIVTDFAIGIDKIGLGGIRVSNLTVLQQGSDTLVKTGNIELASLVGIASTSLTINDFVFSASVI; translated from the coding sequence ATGGCAATTGAGAACGGAAGAACAACAGCACTTGCAACACCTGTTCCCCAAGTTGAGTTAGTAGGTTTTGCCTCTTTACCTGCTGATAGCTTTAGTGATGGGCCAGCTTCCGGTCAGGGAATTTCAGCAAATGGCAGAACCGGGCCTTTCCCCGGACAGCCAATACAGGGCTTTAGCGGTGTGCAATTTGCTAACAGCGACTCTTTGTACTTTTTGTCAGATAACGGTTACGGTAGCAAAGATAATAGTGCAGATTTTTTACTGCGAATCAATCGTGTAGACCCAAATTTTAAGGGAACAGAGAATGGAGACGGCAGCGTTAAAGTTTTAGATTACATTCAACTATCTGACCCTAATAAAAAAGTTCCTTTCCAAATTGTAAATGAGGGAACTACTGGAAGATTACTAACTGGTGCAGACTTTGATGTAGAGTCATTCGTCTTTGATAAAGACGGGACAATCTGGGTAGGAGACGAGTTTGGCCCCTACCTACTACATTTTGATGCCAGTGGTAATTTATTAGAAGCTCCGATCGCTACACCTGACCGATTCAAAACTTTAGATGGAGAAGCACCTAAAGTAATTGGTCATAGAGGTGCAAGTGGTTATCGTCCAGAGCATACCTTAGAGTCTTATAAGCAAGCAATTGCACGAGGCGCTGACTTCATTGAGCCTGATTTGGTAGTTACAAAAGATGGTGTGTTAATTGCTCGTCATGAGCCAGCTTTAGCAGTCTTGAACGCTGATGGTACTGTCAATTTCAGCAATACAACCACAGATGTTTACAAGCATCCAGAGTTTGCCGATCGCAAGAAAACGGTAAGTTTAGATGGAAACACAATTACAGGTTGGTTTGCTGAAGACTTCACCTTAGCTGAAATCAAGACTTTACGCGCAGAAGAACGTCTACCTTTCCGCGATCAGTCCTTTGATGGTCAATTTGAAATTCCTACTCTCACAGAAATCATCGATTTGGTTAAGCAAGTAGAAGCCGATACAGGTAAAAAGATCGGCATCTATCCTGAAACTAAGCATCCAACCTATTCGGCTGATGAAGCTACTTATGTAGGCACTACAAATAAAATAAACAGAAACATCAGTCAGTTATTAATCGATACACTGAAGGCAAATAATTTTACTGACCCTAGTCGCATTTTCATCCAGTCCTTTGAAGTATCTAACCTCAAAGAACTGCATGATGTCATTATGCCTGCGGCAGGGGTTGATATTCCACTTGTTCAACTTTTAGATGCAAGTGACATTGATATCAACGGCAAGATCATCGAGAGTCAGCCTTATGATTTGAAAGTCAGTGGTGACACTCGCACTTATGGCGACTTGCGAACACCAGAAGGTTTGGCGGAAGTTGCCACCTATGCCGATGGTATTGGGCCTTGGAAGCGGATGATTGTTAGTGTCAAAGGTACTGATGCTAATGGTGATGGTAAAGCCGATGATGTGAATGGGGATGGAGCAGTCAATGATGCTGATAAGACAACATTACCTCCCTCTACATTAGTTCAAGATGCTCACAATGCAGGGTTGCTGGTTCATCCTTACACCTTCCGGGCGGAAGATCAATACTTAGCAGCAGATTACAAAGGCAAGCTAGCACTAGAAATTCAGCAGTTTTATCAATTAGGCGTAGATGCACTTTTCTCAGATTTTCCAGATATCGCCGATGATGTACGAGATAAACTCAGAGATGATCCTCAATATAATGTAGTGCGATCGCCACAAAACCCCGATGTTCTCTCAGGAGATGCTTTTGCTAACCTGGGTGGTTCCAAAGGTTTTGAAGGCGGAGCAATCAACGCCAGCAAAACTAAGCTTTATTTCCTCTTAGAAGGTACGGTTCAAGGTGATCCTGCTGGTGCTTTGCGAATTAACGAATTTGATTTAGCTAGCGAGAAATACACCAATCAGTTACGCTACTACAAACTGGATAATCCGTCAAATGCGATCGGCGATTTAGCAGTCATTAATGATAATGAATACCTAGTTATTGAGCGGGATAATGGTCAAGGGGCTGCGGCTGAATTTAAGAAGATTTACAAAATAGACTTGTCTAAGACAGATTCTAATGGCTTTGTAGCCAAAGAAGAAGTTGCAGACTTGTTAAATATCCAAGACCCCAATGACTTGAATGGAGATGGCAAAACCACCTTTGACTTCCCATTTGTCACCATTGAAAATGTTTTAGTTGTTGACAAAAACACCATTTTGGTAGCTAATGACAACAATTATCCCTTCTCTACAGGTCGTCCTGGCAATGATCCTCAAAATCCAGTTATAGACAACAATGAAATTATTCTGTTGAAGCTGGAGAATCCCCTTAACCTTGCTGCTGGTTTAGGTAAACCTCAATCTGAACAAATTAAGTTTGGCTCCACTACTAGCGATGATATTACTGTTCAACCAAATCAAACCTTATTCACAGGTGACGGAGCAGACTTTGTAGAGAGTACAAAAGGGAATACAATCCAGACTGGAAACGGTGAAGACACAGTGCTAGTCGGCAGTGACTCTTCAGTATCCACAGAAGAGGGTAACGATCAGATATTTATTGGTCAAAACGGCCCGGCTCAAAATACTACTGCTCATGGTGGCAATGGTAATGATATTATTACCGTAGTGGAAGCTAGTGGTAGTAATAATTTACTTGGGGCAGAAGGTGATGATAGTCTCACAGTAATTGAAGGTTCTCGTCAATTATTATTTGGTGGTTCAAGTAATGATACCCTTCGCAGTAGCGGTAGTAATAACCGTCTCTACGGTGGTTCTGGAGATGACAAACTCTTCTCTAATGTCAATGATTCCCTGTTTGGTGGCGATGGTGATGATGTGCTATTTGCTGGTCAACAGGGCGGTAATCGCCTCAGTGGTGGTGCTGGTGCTGACCAATTCTGGATTGCTAACGCCAGTCTGCCAACTAGCAAGAACATTGTGACTGATTTTGCGATCGGCATTGATAAAATTGGGCTGGGCGGTATTCGCGTCAGTAATTTAACAGTATTGCAAC
- a CDS encoding phytase, producing the protein MVTTSTVRFSQFNASLNRNATGELVTDLSTPDNAQAKAVAEIIQRNNPDVLLINEFDYSQEAVQLFKQNYLAVSQNGATPVDYPYFYIAPSNTGIASGFDLNNNGAVVTIPGEPGYGDDAFGFGNFPGQYGMLLLSKYPIDTANVRTFQNFLWKDMPNALLPDDPTTSQPNDWYSSQELAVLRLSSKSHWDVPIQVNGETIHVLASHPTPPTFDGPEDRNGKRNHDEIRFWADYITPGNGNYIYDDQGKTGGITSGSSFVIVGDQNADPLDGDSFDNAIRQLLQNPNINTNVIPTSLGGPQQAGLQGGANASQKGNPSFDTADFADTTPGNLRTDYVLPSTSLTIANSGVFWPLNTDPTFSPVGIFPFPSSDHRLVFADVQTGATQAGKTIPSVGFERQTIFATSFIPTGVAGTVNGAPTPLGGLSGVTYDAVNNRYYAISDDRSQFAPARFYTFTTADAGVTFTNVTPLKNSNGNFFALNSLDPEGIALTNNGTVFISSEGEVNPTAGRVSNPFIKEFSLTTGQEVGSLPVPTKFLPVVEDTNNNNIIDAGDTQTSGVYNNLAFESLTITPDQKTLFTATENALSQDGLKASLTSGSPSRILQYNLVSGQPEKEYLYITDAIAEAPNPSTGSADNGLTDLLAIDNRGTLLALERSFAQGVGNTIKIYEVSLQGATDISFYDSLNNLSAEQLATIKPAQKRLLLNLNDLNLPNGTDNIEGITFGPKLADGSQSIVLVSDNNFSQSQFTQILTLDADLVPTAAPIVETRPNLFDDEDPALPAVDQNADADDPAIYVNATNSADSLVLTSVKNAGLRVYDLSGNLLQTVNPGGIRYNNIDLQYGFKLGNQSVDIAVASDRQNDKLAIFKINPNPTTPGKYLENITDSNIGTIFQTSPFEPPYSASTRSSYGLTLYRSPVTNDYYVFTSRRQTGDIAQFKLIDKGNGQIGAELVREFTIPSPTAAGRSPQTEGMVVDQETGFLYIAQEDVGIWKFQAEPDGGTTGKLIDRVRFEGGSHLTDDTEGLTIYYGKNGTGYLLASSQGDSTFVAYTREGNNEYVGNFAIGNNGSIDSVQESDGADVINLPLGPNFPFGLFVTQDGSNEPAKTIDGENVNSNFKLVPWENIANAFPNSLNIDTTSYDPRNPVAQPKLTIYEFNNLPKLGTTSENQDIFLGGFSGLYFQGFAANGNLKFVTHTDRGPNGEPDGVNRPFFLPNFQPEIVSFELNRSTGEISITKRTGLFRQDGTTPLTGLPNLQAGANGTAYTDEIAVDLDNKIIANDSLGADLEGIVVAENGDYWMVDEYRPAIYHFDVNGKLIDRFIPQGTATAPDPDQPTGTFGAEILPAVYAQRRNNRGFEAVALEGNKLYAFIQSPIDNPDVANDATSKASLNLRILEFDIVAKQVTGEYLYRLEGLPQTDKIGDAVSLGNGKFAVVERDDNSTSAGNKLIYQIDLAGATNINNPANFTLPAGKTIEQLTSAELATANITTVTKSLIANAAQLGYTGVEKLEGLALVAPNTLALINDNDFNVTGNTPAEKLGILELPNNLTTVQPTFPNGFGSTNSDTVTLEPGQFFSAGDEADFVEGTQGNTILGGNGDDIVLTGSESSVSGNDGNDQIFIGQNGPAQKTSADGGNGNDVITIVEASGCNNLFGGAGDDSLTVIKGSRQSLFGGSGKDTLTSKGSNNRLYGGSGDDKLFSNINDLVFGGDSDDALFAGQQGGNRLTGGNGVDQFWIANGSLPTSKSIVTDFAIGIDKIGLGGIDMTQLSSLILLQQGSDTLVKIGNTELALLVGINSTSLTANDFVFPASILD; encoded by the coding sequence ATGGTAACTACAAGCACAGTTCGCTTTTCTCAGTTCAATGCTTCTTTGAATCGCAACGCAACAGGTGAGCTAGTAACCGATCTGTCTACCCCTGATAATGCTCAAGCAAAAGCCGTTGCAGAAATTATCCAGCGTAACAACCCGGATGTGCTGCTGATCAATGAGTTTGATTACTCCCAAGAAGCAGTTCAGTTATTCAAGCAAAATTACCTTGCAGTCAGCCAGAATGGTGCAACTCCTGTTGATTACCCTTATTTTTACATTGCTCCTTCCAATACGGGTATTGCCTCTGGTTTCGACTTGAACAACAACGGCGCAGTAGTTACAATCCCAGGTGAACCGGGATATGGCGATGATGCCTTCGGATTCGGTAATTTTCCTGGTCAATATGGGATGTTGCTGCTATCCAAATATCCCATTGACACAGCTAACGTCCGCACCTTCCAAAATTTTCTTTGGAAGGATATGCCCAATGCCTTGCTTCCCGATGATCCTACAACATCACAGCCAAATGATTGGTATTCTTCACAAGAACTGGCAGTTCTACGCCTCTCCTCCAAAAGTCATTGGGATGTACCCATTCAAGTAAACGGCGAGACAATTCATGTTCTCGCCAGCCACCCCACACCCCCAACCTTTGATGGGCCAGAAGACCGCAACGGTAAGCGCAACCACGACGAGATCCGTTTTTGGGCAGATTATATTACTCCTGGTAATGGTAATTATATTTACGATGATCAGGGTAAAACGGGCGGTATTACGTCTGGTTCCAGCTTTGTGATTGTCGGTGATCAAAATGCAGATCCGTTAGATGGTGATAGTTTTGACAACGCTATCCGGCAACTGTTGCAAAATCCCAATATCAATACTAATGTCATCCCTACCAGCCTTGGTGGCCCCCAACAAGCAGGCTTACAAGGTGGTGCAAACGCTAGCCAAAAGGGTAATCCTAGCTTTGATACCGCAGATTTTGCTGATACGACCCCCGGAAATCTGCGGACTGATTATGTGCTACCCTCGACTAGCCTGACAATTGCCAATTCAGGAGTATTTTGGCCGCTAAATACTGACCCGACATTCTCCCCAGTTGGTATTTTTCCGTTCCCCAGTTCTGACCATCGCTTGGTGTTCGCAGATGTGCAAACTGGGGCGACTCAAGCAGGTAAAACTATTCCCAGTGTGGGATTTGAACGACAAACTATTTTTGCTACTAGCTTTATTCCAACTGGTGTGGCGGGAACGGTGAATGGCGCACCAACTCCACTAGGTGGACTATCTGGTGTCACTTACGATGCTGTTAACAACCGCTATTACGCTATCTCAGACGATCGCTCCCAATTTGCACCTGCTCGTTTTTATACCTTCACTACTGCCGATGCTGGGGTGACTTTTACTAATGTCACACCACTAAAAAATAGCAATGGTAATTTCTTTGCACTCAATAGCCTTGATCCAGAAGGCATTGCTTTAACTAACAATGGCACTGTTTTCATCTCTTCAGAAGGCGAAGTAAATCCTACTGCTGGTCGTGTTAGCAATCCCTTTATTAAAGAGTTTTCGCTGACCACAGGGCAAGAAGTAGGATCGCTACCTGTCCCTACCAAATTCTTACCAGTAGTTGAAGATACCAACAACAATAATATTATCGATGCAGGTGATACGCAGACATCAGGCGTTTACAATAACTTAGCCTTTGAAAGCCTTACCATTACACCCGACCAGAAAACCTTATTCACAGCTACTGAAAACGCGCTCTCCCAAGATGGATTAAAGGCTTCACTCACCAGTGGCAGCCCTTCTCGGATTCTGCAATACAATCTGGTTAGTGGACAACCAGAAAAGGAATACCTCTACATTACTGATGCGATCGCCGAAGCACCCAACCCTAGCACAGGTTCTGCTGACAATGGTTTGACAGATTTATTAGCAATAGATAATCGTGGCACATTATTGGCATTAGAACGTTCCTTTGCCCAAGGTGTAGGTAACACCATCAAAATCTACGAAGTTTCTTTGCAAGGTGCAACAGACATTAGCTTCTACGATTCTCTCAATAATTTGAGTGCTGAACAACTAGCTACTATCAAACCCGCTCAAAAACGTCTGCTGTTGAATTTAAATGACTTAAACTTGCCTAACGGTACAGATAACATCGAGGGTATTACTTTTGGGCCAAAACTAGCAGATGGTAGCCAGTCGATTGTGCTGGTAAGTGATAATAACTTCAGCCAAAGTCAATTTACCCAAATTCTCACTTTAGATGCAGACTTAGTTCCAACTGCTGCACCCATAGTAGAAACTCGTCCTAATTTATTTGATGATGAAGATCCAGCACTACCTGCTGTAGATCAGAATGCTGATGCTGATGATCCTGCTATCTATGTTAATGCTACAAATTCTGCCGATAGCTTAGTACTAACCTCAGTAAAAAATGCTGGATTGCGGGTTTATGACTTGTCTGGTAATTTGTTGCAAACAGTTAATCCAGGTGGTATTCGCTACAACAATATTGACTTACAATACGGTTTCAAATTAGGCAATCAATCTGTTGATATAGCCGTAGCTAGCGATCGCCAAAATGATAAACTAGCAATCTTCAAAATTAACCCCAACCCCACCACCCCCGGTAAATACTTGGAAAATATCACCGATAGCAATATTGGTACTATCTTTCAGACATCACCTTTTGAACCTCCCTATTCTGCATCAACTCGCAGTTCTTACGGACTTACCTTATACCGTAGCCCCGTAACTAATGATTACTATGTCTTTACCAGTCGCCGCCAAACTGGAGATATAGCTCAGTTCAAATTGATTGACAAAGGTAATGGTCAAATTGGAGCAGAACTGGTACGAGAATTCACCATCCCCTCGCCCACGGCAGCAGGGCGTTCTCCCCAAACAGAGGGTATGGTGGTTGACCAAGAAACCGGCTTTCTCTACATAGCCCAAGAAGATGTGGGCATCTGGAAATTCCAGGCAGAACCGGACGGTGGCACAACAGGCAAGTTAATTGATCGCGTTCGTTTTGAAGGTGGTTCTCACCTCACCGATGATACCGAAGGGTTGACCATCTACTACGGCAAAAACGGCACAGGCTACTTGCTAGCATCCAGCCAAGGCGATAGCACCTTTGTTGCCTACACTCGTGAAGGTAACAACGAATACGTGGGTAATTTTGCCATTGGTAATAATGGGTCAATTGACAGCGTGCAAGAGTCAGATGGGGCTGATGTGATTAACCTGCCACTGGGGCCTAACTTCCCATTTGGTTTATTTGTTACCCAAGACGGCTCTAATGAACCTGCCAAAACTATCGATGGCGAAAATGTCAACTCTAATTTTAAGCTAGTGCCTTGGGAAAATATCGCCAATGCTTTCCCCAATTCTCTAAATATCGACACCACTAGTTACGACCCGCGCAATCCTGTTGCCCAACCCAAACTGACTATCTATGAATTTAACAACTTACCCAAGTTAGGAACAACCTCTGAAAATCAAGATATTTTCTTAGGTGGTTTTTCTGGGTTGTATTTTCAAGGGTTTGCAGCAAATGGCAACCTGAAGTTTGTCACCCATACAGACCGTGGCCCCAATGGAGAACCTGATGGTGTAAACAGACCATTTTTCTTACCCAACTTCCAGCCAGAAATAGTCAGCTTTGAACTCAACCGCAGCACAGGTGAAATCAGCATTACCAAGAGGACAGGATTATTCCGCCAAGATGGGACAACCCCATTAACGGGATTACCTAACTTACAAGCTGGGGCAAATGGCACAGCCTACACAGATGAAATTGCCGTTGATTTAGACAACAAGATTATAGCTAACGATTCTTTAGGTGCTGACTTAGAGGGAATTGTAGTTGCGGAAAATGGAGATTACTGGATGGTAGATGAATACCGTCCGGCAATTTATCACTTTGATGTTAATGGTAAACTAATTGATCGCTTTATTCCTCAAGGAACGGCAACTGCACCCGACCCAGATCAACCAACGGGAACTTTTGGCGCTGAGATATTGCCAGCAGTTTATGCCCAACGCCGCAATAACCGGGGATTTGAAGCTGTAGCCCTGGAAGGTAATAAATTATACGCTTTCATCCAAAGTCCCATTGACAACCCAGATGTCGCTAATGATGCGACATCCAAAGCTTCTCTCAACCTGCGAATTCTGGAGTTTGATATTGTCGCCAAGCAGGTAACAGGAGAGTATTTATATCGCCTAGAAGGATTACCACAAACTGATAAGATTGGCGATGCAGTTTCTTTGGGTAACGGCAAATTTGCAGTAGTTGAGCGAGATGACAATAGTACATCTGCTGGCAATAAACTAATTTACCAAATTGATTTAGCTGGGGCGACCAACATTAACAACCCTGCTAACTTTACTTTGCCAGCTGGTAAAACTATTGAACAACTGACCTCTGCGGAGTTAGCTACTGCCAATATTACCACTGTTACCAAAAGTCTAATCGCTAATGCTGCTCAGTTGGGTTACACCGGGGTGGAAAAATTAGAAGGTCTAGCATTGGTAGCACCCAACACTCTAGCCTTGATTAACGACAATGACTTTAACGTTACGGGTAATACGCCTGCTGAAAAACTCGGCATCCTGGAACTACCCAATAACCTAACAACTGTACAGCCTACTTTCCCAAATGGTTTTGGTTCTACCAACAGCGATACTGTCACTCTTGAGCCGGGACAATTCTTTAGTGCAGGTGACGAAGCAGACTTTGTAGAAGGCACTCAAGGTAACACAATCCTGGGTGGAAACGGTGATGACATAGTGCTTACAGGAAGTGAGTCTTCAGTTTCGGGGAATGATGGTAATGATCAGATATTTATTGGTCAAAATGGCCCGGCTCAAAAGACCAGTGCTGATGGTGGCAATGGTAATGATGTTATTACCATAGTAGAAGCCAGTGGTTGTAATAATTTGTTTGGGGGGGCAGGTGATGATAGTCTCACAGTAATTAAAGGTTCTCGTCAATCATTATTCGGTGGTTCAGGTAAAGACACCCTCACGAGTAAGGGTAGCAATAACCGTCTCTACGGTGGTTCTGGAGATGACAAACTCTTCTCTAATATCAATGACTTAGTGTTTGGTGGCGATAGTGATGATGCGCTATTTGCTGGTCAACAGGGCGGTAATCGCTTAACTGGTGGTAATGGTGTTGATCAATTCTGGATTGCTAATGGTAGTCTGCCCACTAGCAAGAGCATAGTGACTGATTTTGCGATCGGCATTGATAAAATCGGGCTTGGTGGTATTGACATGACTCAACTTTCTAGTCTAATACTATTGCAACAGGGTAGTGACACCTTAGTGAAAATTGGAAATACAGAATTGGCTTTATTAGTTGGAATTAACTCAACTAGCCTCACCGCAAATGATTTCGTTTTCCCTGCTAGTATCCTGGATTAA